One window of Cohnella hashimotonis genomic DNA carries:
- a CDS encoding YwhD family protein has protein sequence MDTNANEQQPKPEKKKLALNVVSSKEHKGFGAGAIDLSQVSPVIIDGGEAYIDVGAMHAKSKVEKGIKFSPEKENVPNGRQVWIVWVAVDRDERGSFYGGASACEMLIDTEARRGWKLLAEHVNRMDRALKRKFLLEELGDEDKAALRRLLQSHNYEWWDRSPEELKDQLA, from the coding sequence GTGGATACGAATGCGAACGAGCAGCAGCCCAAGCCGGAAAAAAAGAAGCTGGCGCTGAATGTAGTGAGCAGTAAAGAACATAAAGGCTTTGGCGCCGGGGCCATCGACCTCAGCCAGGTATCGCCCGTCATCATCGACGGCGGCGAGGCCTATATCGATGTAGGCGCGATGCATGCGAAGAGCAAGGTAGAGAAGGGCATCAAGTTCTCGCCGGAAAAGGAGAACGTCCCGAACGGCCGCCAGGTGTGGATCGTATGGGTGGCCGTCGACCGCGACGAGCGGGGCAGCTTCTACGGCGGCGCTTCGGCGTGCGAGATGCTGATCGATACCGAAGCGCGCCGCGGCTGGAAGCTGCTGGCCGAGCACGTGAACCGGATGGACCGCGCGCTCAAGCGCAAGTTCCTGCTCGAGGAGCTGGGCGATGAAGACAAGGCGGCGCTCCGCCGGCTGCTGCAATCGCACAACTACGAGTGGTGGGACCGCTCCCCCGAGGAGCTGAAGGACCAGTTGGCTTAA